The window CCTTGGCCCAGGCGGTGCGGATATAGTCCTGCCGCAGCACCTCCAGCATCATGGTGCGGGTCAGCCGCATGGTCACGGCGGACAGCGCGGCGCCCAGCACGATGGCCGGCACGATCATCTGTTTCAGGTTCTGCAACGGATCGGTGCCGAATGGCACATAGTTGACCTCCGGCGACCAGCCCCACCAGATCGAGGGAAACACCACCACCATGGTGCCGAGCCAGAAGCTCGGGACTGCGAGCAGCAGGATGGAGAACGAGCGGGCGAGGATATCGCCGGCGGTGTCCTGCCGCACGGCGGAATATATCCCGATCGGCAGCGCGATCGACAGCGCCACCAGCAGCGCCAGCAGTCCCAGCTCGAATGTGACCGGCAGCCGCTGCAGCAGATCGTCGAGTACCGGCGTCGACCGCCACAGCGAGTTGCCGAAATCGCCGCGCAGGATGCCGAAGATCCAAACCCCGAACTGCTGCAGCATCGGCCGGTCGAAGCCGAGCACATGCTCCAGCTGTGCACGGCTCAGTTTCTCCGCGCCGATGTCGTTCTGGCTCAGCATCATGTCGATCACGTCGCCCGGGATCAGACGGACGGTGACGAACACGATCACACTGGCGAACAGCAGCGTCGGGATCAGGGCCAGCAGGCGCCGGACGATGTAGGCGCGCATGGGTTAGCGCCCGGCGTCAGGGCGCGGCCAGCAACAGGGATGGGGATCGCAAGAACTGGGATCTAACGTGGGGGCGGTGGGGCGAGGGCGCAATCGAAGACATCGCGCGGGACGGACAGCCCTGAGCGTCATGTGCGGTTTCTCCCTGAACGAGCTGGCGGCTTTTATGCCGTGGTTTTGGCCATACTCGATTTTCTATATTTGTGCCTCGCAGCAATCATGAAGCACGCGCGAGCTTAGCAGTTCGAAAGGTACTGGCAAGTGTGACCTTGTCGCAGTTTCGGTTCCGGCCGGCGTGGCCCTGGATATGACAGCAGCCATACCCATTTCCTGAATTCAGAAGTGTGCGGCTTGTGGCGCAGCCGTTCCGCACAGCGGAAAGGCCGGATCATGTCCGGCCTTCAAGGAGGTTGAATACTGCGCGTGTGCCTGTGCGGGCAGGCTTACAGCAGCGCTGCCGCCTTGGTCGGGGCGGTCACTGCCTGCCGGTTGAGCCTGCGGCTGATGGCGATGCGGAACACCGCATATTGCAGGGCGAACGCCGCGATCTTGGCGCCGACCGCGACCACCGAGATGTAGATGGTGTAGAGCGTCATGTCGCCGGTCATGGCAACCGCGACAACGCCGGCGCCGAGCACGAACATCAATGCCGCCCAGGCGTAACCGGTGATCACCAGCAAGTCGGGGATGGTGTCGCGGACGATCTGCGGTACATAACGCGCGGTCCATCCGCGCCGCAGCATGACGGCGCCGATGGCGAAATGCGCAATGCTCGGTTTGATCAAGACGAAACGCGGATCGTTGGTGAGCAGCGTGGCGCCGCCGAGCACCAGCACCAGCGCGAGGCTCGCCCAGGCCATGGCATCGAGCGTC is drawn from Bradyrhizobium prioriisuperbiae and contains these coding sequences:
- a CDS encoding inner membrane-spanning protein YciB, with translation MRDVFLKLIGDFLSTIVFLIVYALTGDVVIAAGFAIASAIGSVIYARVTGQTLDAMAWASLALVLVLGGATLLTNDPRFVLIKPSIAHFAIGAVMLRRGWTARYVPQIVRDTIPDLLVITGYAWAALMFVLGAGVVAVAMTGDMTLYTIYISVVAVGAKIAAFALQYAVFRIAISRRLNRQAVTAPTKAAALL
- a CDS encoding ABC transporter permease, which translates into the protein MRAYIVRRLLALIPTLLFASVIVFVTVRLIPGDVIDMMLSQNDIGAEKLSRAQLEHVLGFDRPMLQQFGVWIFGILRGDFGNSLWRSTPVLDDLLQRLPVTFELGLLALLVALSIALPIGIYSAVRQDTAGDILARSFSILLLAVPSFWLGTMVVVFPSIWWGWSPEVNYVPFGTDPLQNLKQMIVPAIVLGAALSAVTMRLTRTMMLEVLRQDYIRTAWAKGLPEQLVVRRHALRNALIPVVTLVGLQAPLLIGGAVIIEQIFVIPGMGSLLLEAVNQRDYPVITGVFLVVGVAVMLINLIVDLSYGLLDPRVRHR